A single region of the Plasmodium reichenowi strain SY57 chromosome 9, whole genome shotgun sequence genome encodes:
- a CDS encoding glutamine-dependent NAD(+) synthetase, putative, with the protein MMNNIGLSCSSIWSVPLDYENNKLKIVESIKKCKRLNCGIRIGGELELCGVNCKSSFKEIVDLQENCWYYLSEILKEKYDEKENLTDNILCFVSMPVYFHKKMYNCELAIYNNEIIFISPKENINNNDEKDYFASYEKNSFIEEKENNIKFNHSDVKIFHNNFEKYVLPQCIQNITNQKETYFGNAILEINGLVIAHIFLDDLIKVESNLLFENSNDILCESLNKENEVFKRGELLFQKDHKKLENNNKKINLSSVDILLVNGYVINELQLFNRYFIELMNLSKLYPNMTLCFSNNSGCDNNFFKFDGFSFICKNNKVLTKNARFTFSDIQVASVNVTYVLNKEKLSLLQKEKIDTQYNDNMKKGNKNNELSLLKIVSLNNIDMLNGNCNNNHMSGEGIFSFNNDLNISIKNSDENILNHLPVHFNWKLYGQENKNLFEIFKNHHQHNNNVYEYSYEFNGNKYVLHNIYEELSFNCALFLWYILCLTNAKGFVLAISGGIDSSFVACMVYILSIMIEIALKENPDLLDNDFCSLELNEKLFIKKVKNLLIDQACRKDICNKLLNTISFPSKNSSENTKCYSEQLSKDINSYHTTYSIEHLYEFLKSAGEEFLGEDMKFESQGGSTYQDVCLQNIQSRSRMLLTYFFSTLICHKRYFKKKLFNEFLIALATGNLDESITGYYTKYDCSSADINIVGNVSKLLIKETMCHIANDPFYKLQIINKINQYHPSAELKPLDNKQTDENELNLKYIEIKLLTILKNNFFLGPSSMYYYLSNYFWTNMPKTEILNKIKIFFTRMLKNTHKLFILPPSIISESCGLHTPNFLHYANIDFDALKKKLNL; encoded by the coding sequence ATGATGAATAATATCGGATTAAGTTGCTCGTCCATTTGGTCAGTTCCTTTGGActatgaaaataataaattgaAAATTGTTGAAAGCATAAAGAAGTGTAAGAGGTTAAATTGTGGAATTAGAATAGGAGGTGAATTAGAGTTATGTGGTGTTAACTGTAAAAGTAGCTTTAAAGAGATTGTAGATCTTCAAGAGAATTGCTGGTATTATTTGAGTGAAATATTAAAGGAGAAATATGATGAGAAAGAAAATTTAACGGATAACATTTTATGTTTTGTTAGTATGCCTGTATATTtccataaaaaaatgtataattGTGAATTAgctatatataataatgaaataatttttatctCTCCTAAAgagaatataaataataatgatgaaaagGATTATTTTGCttcatatgaaaaaaatagttttattgaagaaaaggaaaataatataaaatttaacCATTCTGATGtgaaaatatttcataacaactttgaaaaatatgttttgCCACAATGTATTCAGAATATTACAAATCAGAAGGAAACTTATTTTGGAAATGCAATTCTAGAAATAAATGGTTTAGTAATAGctcatatatttttagaTGATTTAATTAAAGTAGAGagtaatttattatttgagaatagtaatgatatattgtgtgaatcattaaataaagaaaatgaagTATTTAAAAGAGgagaattattatttcaaaaggatcataaaaaattagaaaacaataataagaaaattaaTTTGAGCTCAgttgatatattattagtaAATGGTTATGTTATAAATGAGTTACAATTATTTAATAGATATTTTATTGAATTAATGAATTTATCTAAACTTTATCCTAATATGACATTATGTTTTAGTAATAATAGTGGTTGTGataacaatttttttaagttCGATGgcttttcttttatttgtaaaaataataaagtgTTGACGAAAAATGCACGTTTTACTTTTTCTGATATACAAGTAGCATCTGTTAATGTAACATATGTTCTAAATAAAGAGAAATTATCTTTACTTCAAAAGGAAAAGATTGATACTcaatataatgataatatgaagaagggaaataagaataatgaATTGTCTTTATTAAAAATCGTATCccttaataatatagatatgTTAAATGGAAATTGTAACAATAATCATATGTCTGGTGAAGgtattttttcatttaataatgattTGAATATATCCATTAAGAATTctgatgaaaatatattaaatcatCTTCCTGTACATTTTAACTGGAAATTGTATGGACAAGAGAATAAAAACCTTTTCgaaatttttaaaaatcatcatcaacataataataatgtgtATGAATATTCGTATGAATTTAAtggaaataaatatgtattacataatatatatgaagaatTAAGTTTTAATTGTGCTTTGTTTTTATGGTATATTTTATGCTTAACAAATGCTAAAGGGTTTGTACTAGCTATTTCAGGTGGTATTGATTCATCCTTTGTTGCATGTatggtatatatattatctataaTGATTGAAATAGCATTAAAAGAGAATCCAGATTTATTGGATAATGATTTTTGTTCCTTAGAATTAAATGagaaattatttataaaaaaggttaagaatttattaattGATCAGGCATGCAGAAAGgatatatgtaataaattattaaatacCATATCATTTCCATCAAAAAATAGTAGTGAAAATACTAAATGTTATTCTGAACAATTAAGTAAAGATATTAATTCTTATCATACTACTTATAGTATAGaacatttatatgaatttttaaaaagtgCTGGTGAAGAATTTTTAGGTGAAGATATGAAATTTGAAAGTCAAGGAGGAAGTACATATCAAGATGTATGCTTACAAAATATTCAATCAAGATCAAGAATGTTATTaacttatttttttagtACATTAATATGTCataaaagatattttaaaaaaaaattatttaatgaattTTTAATTGCATTAGCTACAGGAAATTTAGATGAATCAATTACAGGATATTATACTAAATATGATTGTTCTTCTGCAGATATTAATATAGTTGGAAATGTTagtaaattattaattaaagAAACTATGTGTCATATAGCTAATGATCCTTTTTATAAGTtacaaattattaataaaattaatcAATATCATCCATCAGCTGAATTAAAACCTTTAGATAATAAACAAACAGATGAAAACGAATTAAAcctaaaatatatagaaatcAAATTGTTAActattttaaaaaataattttttcctAGGACCATCTTCTATGTATTATTACTTATCTAATTATTTCTGGACAAACATGCCCAAAACTGAAATTCTtaacaaaattaaaatattctttaCAAGAATGTTGAAAAACACACACAAGCTTTTTATCTTACCACCTTCTATAATTAGTGAATCATGTGGTTTACACACTCCCAACTTTCTTCATTATGCCAATATTGATTTTGACGCtttgaagaaaaaattgaaCTTATGA
- a CDS encoding hypothetical protein (conserved Plasmodium protein, unknown function): MMEISSGSDYSDIANEIMQRYETKKKKEEEKKNIEVKNYDDTLYRKKIVNSNECNNKNVINNFNDDSSYDSLVDDFYNKTINQNENKNDEEIINVNNFYLSDNEKKEENTNIINDKMKSNNYIKKKKEQIIKKKVIQRNNEIFKRNYNRPLMPLLIKKKKKNFISHKNRKDIHQKNNKINMKQIYHLNEWDSNQNDLAKYKLSKEELEQKKNNLKSKNIDKVKIEYQQKLQKMRENQKVGNKNITMSLKCKQEKDEGNHNKELSNSLCSNKSHNKNVTILSEEKNKNKINNNNNNNNNNKNKNNILRKDKKLKQDETYQTLKRVENTNTCEMKENFMKDAINNNKCCDNTYCYSDHTNNSNNHYHLNEYIEQNNINKSNTRSTNNKVKNYYNNRKTTNPKNEKTPHYYRNKINTFKNFNKSCDDNISNHTYKDTLDVHGNNLDVHGNNLDIHGNNLDVHGNNLDVHGNNLDVHGNNLDIHGNNLDIHGNNLHVYDSNNSSSYVTKKKLFHTYKNVSSYKKKKNTYIKELYKRSGDYDNFSIHTDDTSYSDDHILDNFTNTLKNYNENLYIDIENINVKMDTELFEKNIKKFQAKKYYPNIDFKMLDEFLSSSNNNSVQSSVISDDEYVLDSDYSEQIKKISMHVNYDDCNEDDNIIRFKKSKLETFNYIKNIMHQLKHMNIEDKSNSEKRNDDNINNNNGDNLKHINIDYFIKQNVKNNFNDNIMMQKDNNFDKDAIFNNQTNEVINLIEKDDSYYNSKLEKIKYNDEHLINDQMKITTKPYPLMEYLFKENDDKYNEMDNHINDIDDDDNNNNNNKKKKKKKIYFSDDDNINNLCDENIFRKYHIKSNMNNNQNILNVSNSYNQNKVSNISKRYSIEKNTNTMKNQLDNMSYISSFNNIKNEDILNVHNDQLLSFDTIKLNNSRKNYHENNLINIKNCDSISRDILNNEENEIISDKYSDKLMTYKNYDSQNEHLKEEKYNKNQKTKTKLNTINKTKELNLYTLKTHHDDQQINNLRKDTPTDANTNANISMNIENVSKTNKETYIKKNIHMIHKSNNNIPNVTPIITNPTNSKMNNIVKKKKSTQQITTLQTKKTNKNTVLKIKGGEEKQKKIIQTKNITSKVLNKNIEKKGETVLVPSKKKEKLMNNSEKTNKEENCSNKENRLINQKIMNTSINFDDTQNLSDEDKFIFDSYLNEENTKKESLQEIISNQVRQFEQIFL, translated from the coding sequence ATGATGGAAATTTCGAGTGGAAGTGATTATAGCGATATTGCTAACGAGATAATGCAAAGATATGaaacgaaaaaaaagaaagaagaagaaaaaaaaaatattgagGTCAAGAATTATGATGATACCCTTTACCGTAAGAAAATTGTTAATTCGAACgaatgtaataataaaaatgtaattaataattttaatgatGATAGTAGTTATGATTCACTTGTTGatgatttttataataaaactataaatcaaaatgagaataaaaatgatgaagaaataattaatgtaaataatttttatttgagtgataatgaaaagaaagaaGAGAATACAAACATaattaatgataaaatgaaatcgaataattatataaaaaagaaaaaagaacaaattattaaaaaaaaagttatacaaagaaataatgaaatattcaaaagaaattataatagACCTTTAATGccattattaataaaaaaaaaaaaaaagaattttatctctcataaaaatagaaaagacatacatcaaaaaaataataaaataaacatgAAACAAATATACCATTTAAATGAATGGGATAGTAATCAAAATGATTTGgcaaaatataaattatctAAAGAAGAACttgaacaaaaaaaaaataatttaaaatcaaaaaatatagataaggtaaaaatagaatatcaacaaaaattacaaaaaatgaGAGAAAACCAAAAAGTCGGAAACAAGAATATTACCATGTCTCTAAAATGCAAACAAGAAAAAGATGAAGGAAATcataataaagaattatcCAATTCGCTCTGTTCAAATAAAtcacataataaaaatgtaacTATCTTAAgtgaagaaaaaaacaaaaataaaataaataataataataataataataataataataaaaataaaaataatattttaagaaaagataaaaaattaaaacagGATGAAACATATCAAACTCTGAAAAGGGTTGAAAATACAAATACATGTGAAATGAAAGAAAACTTCATGAAAGATGctattaataataataaatgttgTGATAATACATATTGTTACAGTGATCATACAAACAATAGTAATaatcattatcatttaaatgaatacattgaacaaaataatattaataagtCCAATACAAGAAGTACAAATAACAAAgtgaaaaattattataataatagaaaaaCGACAAATccaaaaaatgaaaaaactccacattattatagaaacaaaattaatacttttaaaaattttaataaatcatgTGATGATAACATTTCGAATCATACATATAAAGATACCTTGGATGTACATGGTAATAATTTGGATGTACATGGTAATAATTTGGATATACATGGTAATAATTTGGATGTACATGGTAATAATTTGGATGTACATGGTAATAATTTGGATGTACATGGTAATAATTTGGATATTCATGGTAATAATTTAGATATACATGGCAATAATTTGCACGTTTatgatagtaataatagttCGTCCTATGtaacaaaaaagaaattatttcatacttataaaaatgtatcatcatataaaaaaaaaaaaaatacatatataaaagaattatataaacgCTCAGGAGATTACGATAATTTCTCCATTCATACAGATGATACATCTTATAGTGATGATCACATATTAGATAATTTTACAAATACATTGAAAAATTACaatgaaaatttatatattgatatagaaaatataaatgtaaaaatgGATACAGAACTATttgaaaagaatataaaaaaattccaagctaaaaaatattatccAAATATTGATTTTAAAATGTTAGATgaatttttatcatcatctaATAATAACTCAGTCCAATCATCTGTAATATCAGATGATGAATATGTATTAGATTCTGATTATTCCGAGcaaataaagaaaatatcTATGCATGTAAATTATGATGACTGTAACgaagatgataatattataagatTTAAGAAAAGTAAATTGGAAACgtttaattatataaaaaatattatgcATCAGTTGAAACATATGAACATAGAAGACAAAAGTAACAGcgaaaaaagaaatgatgataatattaacaataataatggtGATAATTTgaaacatattaatattgattattttataaaacaaaacGTTAAGAATAACTTTAATGACAATATAATGATGCAgaaagataataattttgataaAGACGCAATTTTTAATAACCAGACAAATGAAgttattaatttaatagaaaaagatgatagttattataattctaagcttgaaaaaataaaatataatgatgaacATCTTATAAATGatcaaatgaaaataaCGACAAAACCGTATCCTTTAATGGAATATTTgtttaaagaaaatgatgacaaatataatgaaatggataatcatattaatgatatagatgatgatgataataataataataataataagaagaagaagaagaagaagatatatttttctgatgatgataatataaataatttatgtgatgaaaatatttttcgtaaatatcatataaaatcaaatatgaataataatcaaaacATATTAAATGTGAGCAATTCATATAACCAAAATAAAGTTTctaatatttcaaaaagATACAGTATAGAGAAAAATACAAACACTATGAAAAATCAGTTAGACAACATGTCATATATatcttcttttaataatataaagaatgAGGATATTCTTAATGTACATAATGATCAGTTATTATCTTTTGATACAAtcaaattaaataattccAGAAAGAATTAtcatgaaaataatttaataaatataaaaaactGTGATTCTATTTCTAGAGACATATTAAAcaatgaagaaaatgaaataatatcaGACAAATATTCTGATAAGTTAATGacttataaaaattatgattCGCAAAATGAACACTtgaaagaagaaaaatataataaaaatcaaaaaacgaaaacaaaattaaatacaataaataaaacaaaagaattaaatttatatacattaaaaACACATCATGATGATCAACAAATAAACAATCTTAGGAAAGATACACCAACTGATGCTAATACTAATGCAAATATTTCCATGAATATAGAAAATGTTTCAAAAACAAACAAagaaacatatataaaaaaaaatattcatatgattcataaaagtaataataatattcctAATGTTACTCCTATTATAACCAATCCAACAAACAgtaaaatgaataatattgtgaaaaaaaaaaaaagcacACAACAAATCACCACTTtacaaacaaaaaaaacTAACAAAAATACTGTTCTCAAAATTAAAGGTGGagaagaaaaacaaaagaagatcatacaaacaaaaaatatcaCAAGTAAAGTactaaataaaaatattgaaaaaaaaggagAAACAGTATTAGTACCTAGTaagaaaaaggaaaaacTTATGAACAATTcagaaaaaacaaataaagaagaaaattGTTCAAACAAGGAAAATAGATTAATTaatcaaaaaattatgaatacATCTATCAATTTTGATGATACGCAAAATTTAAGTGATGAGgataaatttattttcgATTCTTATTtgaatgaagaaaatacaaaaaagGAAAGTTTACAGGAAATTATAAGCAACCAGGTTCGTCAATTTGAgcaaatttttttatga
- a CDS encoding replication termination factor, putative has translation MGGDGGSLPQRVDLVRMKNKKLRENTGSLGYEKNTLVNVNQNKYNKKELREYHFNRCAISEELLKEPFFCCRLGYLYNKEHAFQLLLVKKQNKKKRKKDTFEKFAHVVSLKDLVLCKNKLNEEGKLICLISKEIINSTSGGICLFSCGCVFSKKVFNRVNISKDKMCITCNKQYKESDIIEIGVEDVALLEEKQKSIIKKRKLEKKKKDSFLQAKKEMKNNDAVK, from the exons ATGGGGGGAGATGGAGGGAGTTTGCCTCAACGAGTTGACTTAGTTCGTatgaaaaacaaaaagtTAAGAGAAAACACAGGAAGTTTAGgttatgaaaaaaatacacTTGTTAATgtaaatcaaaataaatataacaagAAGGAGTTACGGGAATACCATTTTAACCGTTGTGCTATATCTGAg gaattattaaaagaaccatttttttgttgtcGCCTTGGTTACTTGTATAATAAAGAGCATGCTTTTCAGTTATTGCTTGttaaaaaacaaaacaaaaagaaaagaaaaaaagatacCTTTGAAAAGTTTGCTCACGTTGTTTCTTTAAAGGATTTAGTTCTTTgcaaaaataaattaaatgaagaagGGAAATTGATTTGTTTAATTTCcaaagaaattataaattctACATCAGGAGgaatttgtttattttcTTGTGGTTGTGTATTTTCAAAGAAGGTGTTTAATCGAGTCAATATTTCAAAG GATAAAATGTGCATAACATGTAATAAGCAATACAAAGAAAGTGATATTATCGAAATAGGTGTGGAAGACGTAGCATTATTGgaagaaaaacaaaagagtataattaaaaaaagaaaacttgaaaaaaaaaaaaaagattcATTTTTACAAGCAAAAAAGGAGATGAAGAATAATGACGCTGTTAAATAG
- a CDS encoding CS domain protein, putative — protein MGEIYNKRHKYLNNGVLIYEWEQSIDEINIYINMNSKIVNKNDLNIEIKSKRISIGLKNTKSFLEGELFSIIDEDCSYWFIEDNNLHILLTKVKKGESWNSVFKGHKNLNPVDEDNTKKQILLERFQQEYPNFDFSSASFNGQVPDARTFMGGLKY, from the exons atgGGTGAAATATACAACAAAAGACATAAATACTTGAACAATG GtgttttaatatatgaatgGGAACAAAGTATAGACGagataaatatttatattaatatgaattCAAAAATTGTTAATAAAAACGATTTAAACattgaaataaaaagtaaaagAATAAGCATAGGATTAAAAAACACGAAAAGCTTTTTAGAAGGAGAATTATTTAGTATTATTGATGAAGATTGCTCTTACTGGTTTAttgaagataataatttacatattttattaacCAAAGTAAAAAAAGGAGAAAGCTGGAATAGTGTCTTTAAAGGACATAAAAATCTAAATCCTGTTGATGAagataatacaaaaaaacaaattttATTAGAAAGATTTCAACAAGAATATCCTAATTTCGATTTTTCCTCTGCATCCTTTAATGGTCAAGTTCCTGACGCAAGAACATTTATGGGAGGActtaaatattaa
- a CDS encoding hypothetical protein (conserved Plasmodium protein, unknown function), which produces MSTDIPVNDNETNSSFKLKSEINSIENELKNWFLKRRLNMEINYSLKKLFDSYNFVGLSINNNINLKDKMLWYDIVNGKPELEDTLSMDAKEYKADQYSYLWNKSTTVDNACRLVGSIYFRCLKNNFQLKKSEREHKCIQNFINFNNCRKALKLQQANNIKDSLIKQNMEDNNAKALFERRSLLLDMLEDFK; this is translated from the coding sequence atgagTACTGACATACCAGTAAATGATAATGAGACTAATTCATCTTTCAAATTAAAAAGTGAAATAAATTCTATagaaaatgaattaaaaaattggTTTCTTAAAAGAAGATTAAATATGgaaataaattattctttaaaaaaactTTTCGATAGTTACAATTTCGTCGGATTAtctattaataataatataaatttaaaagataaaatgTTATGGTATGATATTGTTAATGGGAAACCAGAATTAGAAGATACCTTAAGTATGGATGCCAAAGAATATAAAGCAGATcaatattcatatttatgGAATAAAAGTACTACTGTAGATAATGCTTGTAGACTTGTTGGCTCTATTTATTTTCGttgtttaaaaaataattttcaaCTAAAAAAAAGCGAACGGGAACATAAATGTATTCAGAACTTCAtcaattttaataattgCAGAAAAGCTTTAAAACTTCAACAAGCAAATAATATCAAAGATTCCTTAATCAAACAAAATATGGAGGATAATAATGCAAAGGCCTTGTTTGAAAGAAGAAGTCTATTGCTTGACATGTTAGAAGATTTCAAataa